GGACGCTCATTTCCCTGGCAGTGTTCCCCTATCTGAGGGTAACACTGCGATATCTTATACTGGGCCTTTTGAAGTCACAATTCTCATAAATGAGGAGAGACTAAAATGGGCCCTGCGTAGCTTTGACCCATATAAATCTCCGGGTCCTGATGGCATCATTCCGGCGGATCTGCAACGGAATGAGGATTTAATTATTCCCTGGTTGACTCGTATATACTCGGCCTGCTTGGCTTGGTCATATATTCCGGAGTCGTGGACCAGATGTACGGTGGCCTTCATTCCCAAGGGAGGGAAGGCATCTCATACTAGACCCAAGGACTTTAGGCCTATTAGCCTATCGTCCTTCCTCTTGAAAACTATGGAAAGGTTGATCGATTTACACCTTCGTTCATCGATTAACCCGAACCGACTATCCATGTCTCAACATGCCTATATGAAAGGTAGATCTGTTGAGACTGCTTTACATTCGCTTGTGGGATTCGTAGAAAAATCACTCGAGCATAAGGAATATGCATTGGTGGCCTTCTTGGATATTGAGGGGGCCTTTAACAATGTGACGCCAGAGACGATCCTTTCGGCTCTAGGTGGTCTGGATATAGATCAATCTATTATCTGCTTCATAGGTAGACTTCTGACTAATAGAGTCATTATCTCTTCTATGGGAACTGCTACTATTTTTAGATTAGCGAATCGGGGCACTCCACAGGGGGGGGTTTTATCTCCACTCTTGTGGAATCTTGCCATCAATATGTTACTCATGAAATTGGATTCCATGATGTGCAAAACTGTtgcatatgctgatgatgttgccgTAGCTGTTTCTGGAAAACACTTGGACACATTATCACAATGCCTGCAAACTTCACTCAGTACACTCAGCCAGTGGAGCACTGCAAGTGGACTAGGTGTGAACCCTGGGAAAACGGAGCTTGTGCTGTTCTCCAGAAGGTACAAAATCCCTCCGTTCCCATTACCGCGCCTTAACGGTGTGGAACTTAAACTCTCGGATAGTGCTAAGTATCTGGGAATTATACTAGACTCTAAGCTGTCCTGGAGCCTTAATATTCATGCGAGAGCGTCCAAGGCGGCTGTCGCTATCTATGCCTGCAGAAGGGCCATTGGGAGTACCTGGGGAATAAGCCCTAGGAATGCGAAATGGCTTTTCGATATGGTGGTCAAGCCCATACTAATGTATGGAGCACTAGTTTGGTGGAAGGCTCTAAGTAAATCCACCTACTGTGGGATAATTGAGAGAATCCTGCGAATATCCGCACTAATGATCACGGGTGCGCTGCGCAGTACTCCGTCTCGTGCTCTGTTTGTAATGATGCACTGGCTACCGGCTGATCTGATGGCAAAACAATTGGCCATAAATTCGGCGGTTAGGTTAAGTACTGTTGGGGCATGGAGGTCTAGTTGTACTGGCCATGCGTCTATTTTGGGCGGTATATCTTATATACCTGCTAATATTGACTACTGCACTCCCTTACCCTTTATTGACAGACGCTTCTCTGTGTCATTGACGGGTGGGTCTAATTCTTCCATGGACACGTTTGTCATATACACAGATGGCTCTAAGTCTGCGGATGGGGTGGGTGGAGGCTTCTATATTCCCCATCTTCAGAAGAGGGTGTGTTTCAGGCTACATGATCAATGTAGTGTAATCCAAGCTGAGATTTCAGCGATCAAAAGGgcggtacactggatgaagtactataggctatttggtgtgaatatccgaatctgtactgacagtaagcctgctatcaaatccctatctggcgtctactcgacatccagattggtacatgaatgccgggtatctcttaatgagatggcgagacattctaacctggagttattctgggtgcctggtcactctggtgtacctggcaatgctattgcggatgaactggccaaaagaggcTCTCGCCTACAAATTGACGAGATCGATAACTTGGTCGGTTCACCGCTGTCTTGCTGTAAGTCAAtcatacagcgtaaattatttgagtctgctcaaCTCAGATGGTCTAACTCGACAAACTGCACGATATCGAGACTCACCTGGCCCGTTTATGACCATCGtaggtcaatgtccctcacggGGCTACCTCGGGCTAGGCTTCGAGCTATGATGTCAGTGCTCACGGGGCATTGCTTGATAGGTGAGCATGCTAGGAGAATGAACACTccatataatgacttctgtagaagttgccatgatgaagacgagaatgagacgattgaacatctcctctgtctttgccctgccttagcaggggtgcggactgcgacaataggtagtccatttttgcacggcctagcggatctatctactctTGATATCAGGAggatggattcgttcattcgtgcgtcaggttggttcggcattgaacccAGGTCTGACATGTGAAGAATCTCTTGAGGTTCTGAGCATGATCTttagggtaacacaaagggaccaacttcatggacccaagtgagctggctgataactagctgccttcataacctaacctaacctatatcttttcctcgattattcgaatgacaacccaATTGTTTGACAACTTCTTTAATGATTGGAAGCAATTCTAAAAATTCGCGCCAAGGAGTCATACATTATATGTCTAGTTAGCACATAAAAAAGGATCAAGATAAAGAacgataataaaaacaaaacaattctactacaaaaaaaagaaagaaatagttattttttttatattgagataaatattataatttcaattatttggCTAAAAACTAgtttcttattttataaaaaatatataacaatatattcatatacatatatttctatTCTTGTTTATCTTTATTAATGACGTATtatatttattcgattattttaattatatttaaaatgttttgtattgaCTAAAGATTTTATTATCAGTTGCATTAATGCAGTTCACTTATACAGATGTATAAAATGTTTcgcagtttaaaaattattgcacttttaataatatttgctCTTATAAACGTTAATGGGCGtaagtatattttaaatattgggttttttttaatatattggaaTTTCCGAACATAAACTTTATATTGATTAGAGTATGGCACCGAATGTCAAATGCCAAATCAAGAAACTGGAAGATGTGTACCAGTAAAATCTTGCAGAACTACATATgaaatattgcaaaatattcaaaaaactgGAACTGATATTTCAATCAACGATCGGGAAAAATTATTGCAACTACAATGTGGTAGATTGAAAAATAGGGTAAGTGTATGAAGTGCAtgcataaaaattgttaaaagaaaactaatattaatataatttgtttgttaaagccTCTCATTTGTTGTTTAGAATCTGAAGTTCAATTAAATGTCGATGGCTTCAATATACTGCAGAATACTACTACTTGTGGCATGTACAGCGGTGATAGAGTAGCTAATGGTCATGTCGCCGCACTATTCGGTTTTCCCTGGATGGCTTTATTGAAATACGACGACGAActtaatgtttttaaatgtgGTGGATCTTTAATAAGCGATCGTAAGCaagaacttaaatttttaatatcaatACAATTACAAATACATAACATTCATCCTTACAACGTTTCAGGCTACGTTCTAACTGCGGCTCATTGTATTTCTAAATCAAATAATATACTGTAAGTattgtaaaatttcaaataaatcaaaCTATATAATGACCATATCATCATGTTGATATAAATGATCACATGTGGTAACCGTTTTCGAATCAAATACCAAAAAATGCATATATCTGAGAAAAATTCTTCATATATCTATTACATATTTATCTAAAATAGGGTTAtagaaattgtttacattttaaataaaccacttgaaatataattggatatATGAATCTATATTATGACCCGAAATAACAATCTCTGACATCTACTTTTTAAAGATAACTGCATTCAAATGGGATCACCTACAGTGTGGTCCATTCGGTAGAACCAATTGTCGATCACTCCTAGCATTGCTTTCGGGCAgaacttcgaattaattaattgattcaatttaaacttaattcactgaaatcttaattcagaattaatagtttcaataatttcaaattatttatttattttaatagaattcatcattgaattaattcataatttattcaacctttgaatgattacatttttttaaattaaaatctatagattttataatacaaatgttttttcttcatttgttttcatttacaaaattaatgaaaatttactaaGCCTCTATAATAGATttcaattgaagaaaaattaattcattcaaTTAAGCTATTTCGTAATAGATTtgtattaatgaaaaaattaatgtttcaaTAATGAATTCATTCTTAAATACACTACGTTTGAGatattacctaaaaatatttaaaatttttattttgaagtataattggtgaagggtatataacatgataaaaatatagaaggtagtttcaatcaaaattttttttttcaaataaggttttttgaagtttccttattttgtgagcattataaaaagcgttgccacattccaaaaaatgatttttattttagagaaattttttacaaaacatgtgtaatttattttctgtaatattagtatttaaataaaaatttattaggtatgttgtgttggaagttaatgtattaactgaaatattgcttttaaggaaatggtcggagcacaccattggctcttttggcaaatcttcttcgcaagttttacatacatccagccactgttgtcgtttgttaggtaatgtagggactttaaaaaaatttacatttgaatttttgcaaaaatatttggtattttcgcagttggggaaaatgcaactcatggttgttaaatcttaaaataatgttcacaaattagttttgaaatatttgaaaataaaaatcttacctttgatcccaatttgatagtaaatatttttcaaattaatgaaaattatgtattaattttttcacaaacttcaaagaatatatgggaaaatttttaattaatatggtattactattttaacgaaaacgtcaaaatccttaagcatgtcagacgtagaattttaaaaaataaagagagaatgaaactaccttctatttttctactatggtaTATAAggttcggcacagtcgaatatagctctcttacttgtttttttttaattttttcaatttttttttttgttttttcaatttttttttggcgaaaaaaaacttttggtgaaaacttactatggtcttatatacatacgtcgttgcaaaggtctttgaaatatatatcattagatatccatattgtctatattaatgacttagtcaaaaatcgaggttgtcctggttttttccttatatctcagacatttgtggaccgattttctcgattttaaatagcaaccgagccggaagaattccggagatattgatgtatgaagaCATGTAtgtacagacagacagacgtacatggcttaatcgattccgttatctataaggatccagaatatatacatatatattttattttcagtatAGCAGCAAGATTAGGAGAATATCAAATCAGCACAGATAAGGATTGTACAAATTCGACACGCAAAAACGTATGCGCAGATCCGGTTGAAGATGTTGGCATCGAAGAAATATTAATACATGAAAATTATCAGGGAAATTTATATTATGACATAGCACTTATACGTCTCAATCGAACAGTGCAATTTCAAAGTAAGTAACgaataatactttttaattgttaatgaaaataattcttGTATAATTTGTCATTATGTTAAGGACACATTAAACCCATATGCTTGCCAATATACGACAATTTGAGAACAAAGGAATACAGCCAATATGTTATATCTGGATGGGGGGCCACTGAAAATCGTATGTTgtagaacaaaatatatattattttacaatttgaTATTAAATTTCTAGAGATGTTTTGGACTTTTTAGGCAGTTCCTCGGATGTGCTTATGGTGGCCGTTGTATTTAATGTAGGACGTGACCAATGCCAATTGGAATTAAGAAAACATTACCTACGTCTGCCAATTAATGAGGGTCAGATATGCGCTGGTGGTTTAAATACAGTTGATGCCTGTCGTGGTGACTCAGGCGGACCTTTAGGctacaaagatttttataatgaCCGTCTACGTTTTATACAATTTGGAGTTGTCAGCATTGGTTTAGATAATTGTGGCTTTGAAAGTCCTCCCACAActtattcaaatatttcacaTCATTTACAATGGATAACTGATCATATgtggtaaaatataaattatgttttgtaaaaatatattatttgtgtacaaaaataattgtgagataaaaataaaaaaacctatCATCAAGGTAAAAACTGTAAACAAGTTTGGCTACCGTCACTCCTAAATGCCGTTTAAGATGttctataaattatttaaaattataattatacattttgtaaattgtattaataatttaattcagaattaaataaCCGTTATCGAAATAACAGGGAATTCCGCTACCGCTAAAacaccgttaccgaaataattctTTTGTATAGTCTGtcataatattaatttaaaagcaaTATACATTTTCGAGTAGTATATATTGCTATGTTGATTTGCgtttttttgtattgctatttttttttaaattccgcaaattttgtgaataaaaaatatctGATAAGCTCGACATACTCTAATATGTATTAGAGAATGCCGCAGATATATGGTTAAtaccagagcttcgaattaattaattaattcaatttgagcatattaaaatcttaattctgaattaaaaaatgtcagccattcattccataaatatattccgataatttaattttaagcttcattcaaagaatttaatttaaatacaattcatTCAACATTTCAATGATTGCTTTTTtgttaattgaaatatttgttcttcatcaaatttgttttcgttttgttttcaatcatttacaaaatgaattgaaaaaaattgacaTAAGCCTATTTATAATAGAATTGAACTGAAGAAAATTTGaatcattcaataaaaaattaattctatagAGAAATAATTCTTAAATGACTGACTTTATTCCTATGTTTGGAGTACTAAGGAATACATAAATACAACGAATTAATTTTGcaaattgaattaagaattaattctttcgaatctTTGGTGAATACTTAACATTTGTGGTTAACATTTTCCAACCCGAAACGTATTAATATCCAAATTTTATTCTACATAAACTTAAATGAAatactatataaatataaacatttctgCATttcaatttgtgcaaattttttcTACTTGAAGTTGTGGTGAATAATTTCGAATTATTGTTCAAAataagtgaaaaataaatacaaggaaattgttaattaaatattttcataagcaaaaattttattattattttaaatatagctgaatttaaaatagttactctttagtgaaaatttgtactaaaaacaattatttgcaCGTAGAAAAACCGTTTACAAAACAATtcgtttaaatattattttagtttgtaGCTGTAATATATCAAACATTAACATGTTTCGGTTGCTGTTCCTAATCTTCACTCTAACAGTGACTTATGTAAAATCCCGTAAGTATTGAAAAATGAACTTTGATTTCAACTGTGATATTAGTTAGCTTAAAGTTTAAGATTTTActgtaatatttaattttgattattttgtgtttttatgtcaTGGTGTAAAatccatagagaaatacacatagagcggaaactagaaaaaaactcaaacaaaaaaattggtcaaaataaTCActcatacgagtgttgtttttgttttcacttagTTTTTTCCATGATagaataattgtagaaggtagaatcactagggagagt
The nucleotide sequence above comes from Calliphora vicina chromosome 1, idCalVici1.1, whole genome shotgun sequence. Encoded proteins:
- the LOC135953441 gene encoding uncharacterized protein LOC135953441, producing the protein MFWLFIVSTLTLLTITNGQYDNECLMPNQKSGRCVPIKSCKTTYVLLNKILTSGSGKPTNSERQELLALQCGYIKNVPLVCCTESEIQLNVDGLDILKNNTCGIYSVDKVSNGHQAALSGYPWMALLKYKDERNPFKCGATIISDQYILTAAHCVHRLEKLLVAVRLGEHQISTEKDCIKTPRKNICAPPVEDIGIEEIIIHEKYVRNLYHDIALIRLNRKINFQRHIKPICLPIYDNLRHKEYSQYVISGWGTTENGTTSDILLVAVVPIMDRMECERILKMHRLRLPITLGQICAGGKDLVDTCRGDSGGPLGYRDFYNDSPRFIQFGIVSVGLEACGVKNVPTSYTNISYYLQWITDHMRYDRNDIEIAVNNLTNAFDRAISDSCRPSICRGRKKPPWWTSEIANTRRECRKLFNEAKRLGNWSVYKSSVNKFKNLVRNAKRKSWRSFCSGVEGSSETSRLRRILSSSAAVPSYIQKSSDSWTTSGKETLEVLMDAHFPGSVPLSEGNTAISYTGPFEVTILINEERLKWALRSFDPYKSPGPDGIIPADLQRNEDLIIPWLTRIYSACLAWSYIPESWTRCTVAFIPKGGKASHTRPKDFRPISLSSFLLKTMERLIDLHLRSSINPNRLSMSQHAYMKGRSVETALHSLVGFVEKSLEHKEYALVAFLDIEGAFNNVTPETILSALGGLDIDQSIICFIGRLLTNRVIISSMGTATIFRLANRGTPQGGVLSPLLWNLAINMLLMKLDSMMCKTVAYADDVAVAVSGKHLDTLSQCLQTSLSTLSQWSTASGLGVNPGKTELVLFSRRYKIPPFPLPRLNGVELKLSDSAKYLGIILDSKLSWSLNIHARASKAAVAIYACRRAIGSTWGISPRNAKWLFDMVVKPILMYGALVWWKALSKSTYCGIIERILRISALMITGALRSTPSRALFVMMHWLPADLMAKQLAINSAVRLSTVGAWRSSCTGHASILGGISYIPANIDYCTPLPFIDRRFSVSLTGGSNSSMDTFVIYTDGSKSADGCSSLIQMYKMFRSLKIIALLIIFALINVNGQYGTECQMPNQETGRCVPVKSCRTTYEILQNIQKTGTDISINDREKLLQLQCGRLKNRPLICCLESEVQLNVDGFNILQNTTTCGMYSGDRVANGHVAALFGFPWMALLKYDDELNVFKCGGSLISDRYVLTAAHCISKSNNILIAARLGEYQISTDKDCTNSTRKNVCADPVEDVGIEEILIHENYQGNLYYDIALIRLNRTVQFQRHIKPICLPIYDNLRTKEYSQYVISGWGATENRSSSDVLMVAVVFNVGRDQCQLELRKHYLRLPINEGQICAGGLNTVDACRGDSGGPLGYKDFYNDRLRFIQFGVVSIGLDNCGFESPPTTYSNISHHLQWITDHMW